Proteins from a single region of Gammaproteobacteria bacterium:
- a CDS encoding MerR family transcriptional regulator translates to MAPTADRAERLHEPLPEIPQKRYFAIGEVSELCAVKPHVLRYWEQEFPQLKPVKRRGNRRYYQIDDVLMVRRIRSLLYEQGFTIGGARQRLREMPKPVNDETLGPDAAMSGSKPTAPRGREIRQIRSELENILKLLDD, encoded by the coding sequence ATGGCACCGACGGCTGACAGAGCCGAGCGTCTACACGAACCCCTGCCCGAAATTCCGCAGAAACGGTATTTCGCGATCGGCGAGGTCAGTGAATTGTGCGCCGTCAAACCGCATGTGCTGCGCTATTGGGAGCAGGAATTTCCACAGCTCAAGCCGGTCAAGCGTCGCGGCAACCGTCGTTACTACCAGATTGACGATGTGCTGATGGTGCGCCGTATTCGCAGCCTGCTCTACGAACAGGGTTTCACCATCGGTGGTGCGCGTCAGCGCCTGCGTGAAATGCCCAAGCCGGTCAACGATGAAACCCTGGGCCCGGACGCCGCCATGAGCGGGAGCAAGCCAACGGCTCCGCGCGGTCGTGAAATTCGCCAGATTCGCAGCGAACTCGAAAACATCCTCAAGCTGCTCGACGACTGA